The Chryseobacterium indicum genome includes a window with the following:
- a CDS encoding DUF1003 domain-containing protein: MKKNEEKIEMLERIANGITWWIGSIPSLIAHTLFFIISFLLPILHLVEFDKMLLILTTVVSLEAIYLAIFIQMSVNKSHEKIEDIQEDIEDIQEDIEEISEDIEEISEDIEEINEDIEDIQEDIEEINEDEDEEDHNERAKNVMLKSNVSSNKNEIKALKDKISELQNMIDELKKDN; this comes from the coding sequence ATGAAAAAGAACGAAGAAAAAATTGAAATGTTAGAAAGAATTGCAAACGGAATTACATGGTGGATTGGTTCTATCCCCTCGCTCATTGCACATACCCTGTTTTTTATTATTTCTTTTCTTCTGCCTATTCTTCATCTTGTAGAGTTTGATAAGATGCTGCTGATTCTTACCACAGTAGTTTCATTGGAGGCAATTTACCTTGCGATTTTCATTCAGATGTCTGTAAATAAAAGCCATGAGAAAATCGAAGATATTCAGGAAGATATTGAAGATATTCAGGAAGACATTGAAGAGATCAGCGAAGATATTGAGGAAATCAGTGAGGATATAGAAGAAATTAATGAAGACATCGAAGACATTCAGGAAGATATTGAAGAAATTAACGAGGATGAAGATGAGGAAGACCACAATGAGCGCGCCAAAAATGTAATGCTGAAAAGCAATGTAAGTTCCAATAAAAATGAAATTAAAGCATTGAAAGATAAGATTTCAGAATTGCAGAATATGATTGATGAACTGAAAAAAGATAACTAA
- a CDS encoding TIGR02757 family protein, with protein MLKFEELKIFLDEKADKYNDPEFIENDPIQIPHRFSLKQDIEIAGFLAATISWGNRKAIIKSAEKMLDIMGNSPYDFVLNHSEKDLKFLEGKSVHRTFNGEDFAYFIKQFNRIYTENESLEDLFRVNDSEVNFSHGIERFRAQFLGTEKHRTHKHVSSPYKNSSTKRIIMFLRWMVRKDKRGVDFGLWENTDPKYLSIPLDVHTGNISRKLGLITRTQNDWKTVEELDLVIRTFDEKDPAKYDFALFGLGVTKELL; from the coding sequence ATGTTGAAGTTTGAAGAACTGAAAATCTTCTTAGATGAAAAGGCAGACAAATACAATGATCCTGAATTTATAGAAAATGATCCGATCCAGATTCCGCATCGTTTTTCTCTGAAGCAGGATATTGAAATTGCAGGATTTCTGGCGGCGACAATTTCGTGGGGAAACAGAAAAGCGATCATTAAATCGGCAGAGAAAATGCTCGATATTATGGGAAATTCACCCTATGATTTTGTTTTGAATCATTCGGAAAAGGATTTGAAATTTCTTGAGGGCAAAAGTGTTCACAGGACTTTTAACGGGGAGGATTTTGCTTATTTTATTAAGCAGTTTAACAGAATTTATACGGAGAATGAAAGTCTGGAGGATTTATTCAGGGTAAATGATTCTGAAGTTAATTTTTCTCACGGGATTGAACGTTTCAGAGCACAGTTTCTGGGAACGGAAAAGCACAGAACGCACAAACATGTAAGTTCACCGTATAAAAATTCTTCCACCAAAAGAATTATCATGTTTCTGCGCTGGATGGTGCGTAAAGATAAGCGTGGAGTAGATTTTGGTCTTTGGGAAAATACAGATCCGAAATATCTTTCTATTCCGCTGGATGTGCATACCGGAAATATTTCGAGAAAACTGGGACTTATTACCAGAACGCAGAATGACTGGAAAACGGTGGAAGAACTGGATCTCGTGATCCGTACATTTGATGAAAAAGATCCTGCAAAATACGATTTTGCATTGTTTGGACTGGGAGTTACAAAGGAATTACTTTAA